One Oryza glaberrima chromosome 10, OglaRS2, whole genome shotgun sequence DNA segment encodes these proteins:
- the LOC127753347 gene encoding uncharacterized protein LOC127753347, giving the protein MDNNDWVLYQLSNRFSLIQNTDSVLDICTPIFRYISKVNGPEVKPPIYEKKVGRPPKSRRKAPYEVQGKNGPKMSKHGVEMHCSYCKEPGHNKKGCPLRKAGLRPKLKTSRIPAASSTKEWHESEQEPAEVLTQSQSAYDQLLSQVPNPMVTQMFEESSQVSQMETTHGPLPDNQYILSNQPAVVSTPMTTATKERKSRANKRKCTTEGVSGVAATTSKNRAPRKKATATNK; this is encoded by the exons ATGGACAATAATGACTG GGTCTTATACCAGCTGTCCAACAGATTTTCCCTGATTCAGAACACAGATTCTGTGTTAGACATCTGTACTCCAATTTTCAGGTACATTTCAAAG GTGAATGGGCCAGAAGTGAAGCCTCCAATATATGAGAAAAAGGTTGGCAGACCACCTAAGTCTAGGAGGAAAGCACCATATGAGGTACAGGGAAAAAATGGGCCTAAAATGTCCAAGCATGGTGTGGAGATGCACTGCTCTTACTGCAAAGAGCCTGGACATAACAAGAAAGGGTGCCCACTGAGAAAGGCTGGACTCAGACCCAAACTGAAGACAAGTAGGATCCCAGCTGCAAGTTCTACAAAAGAGTGGCATGAATCTGAGCAAGAACCAGCAGAG GTGTTGACCCAATCTCAGTCTGCCTATGACCAATTACTATCACAAGTTCCTAATCCTATGGTTACACAGATGTTTGAGGAATCATCACAAGTGAGTCAAATGGAAACTACACATGGTCCTCTCCCAGATAACCAGTACATCCTTTCAAACCAGCCAGCTGTAGTATCTACCCCTATGACCACAgcaacaaaagagagaaaatctaGGGCCAACAAAAGGAAGTGTACAACTGAAGGAGTTTCAGGAGTTGCTGCTACTACTTCAAAGAACAGAGCTCCCAGGAAGAAAGCTACTGCTACAAACAAGTGA